A genomic stretch from Blastocatellia bacterium includes:
- a CDS encoding DUF4097 family beta strand repeat-containing protein, translated as MVALAGFGLAHSAEAGQRRKHQGFSITTGSEKELRDCSQVRLTVPDGEVLRSEQAMTLPQNSGSTLRIQAPHHGGIFVQGWDRSDYSIKACMGAAGDTAADARAVLDQLSLSVHDGQLSVQGPDGETWIGYLLVQAPNGASLELESSNGPIGLNGLSATVQARTTNGPISFTDVSGKIKARAQNGPINVSGNRGEYHLEAQNGPIGVDLEGGQWESGELEAITQNGPLTLTLPEGYQSPVRVESAGHSPVECRAVQCKQAMRTWDRPNVIEFGESAPVIRMSTVNGPITITSASHKHRRTN; from the coding sequence ATGGTCGCGCTCGCCGGTTTTGGTCTTGCTCACAGCGCCGAAGCCGGACAGCGGAGGAAGCATCAGGGGTTCTCGATCACCACCGGCTCTGAGAAGGAGCTTCGCGATTGCTCGCAAGTGAGATTGACCGTTCCGGACGGAGAAGTCCTGCGGTCGGAGCAGGCGATGACCCTGCCGCAGAATTCGGGCTCAACGCTGCGGATTCAGGCTCCGCATCATGGAGGAATTTTTGTTCAGGGGTGGGATCGCAGCGACTATTCCATCAAGGCGTGCATGGGCGCTGCCGGCGACACGGCGGCCGACGCCAGGGCGGTCCTGGATCAGCTCTCGCTTTCCGTTCACGATGGGCAACTGAGCGTGCAAGGGCCGGACGGCGAAACATGGATCGGTTATCTGCTGGTGCAGGCTCCCAACGGAGCGAGCCTGGAACTGGAATCGAGCAACGGCCCGATTGGCCTGAACGGCTTATCGGCAACCGTCCAGGCGCGCACCACCAACGGCCCTATTTCATTTACCGATGTCTCCGGAAAGATCAAAGCCCGCGCCCAAAACGGCCCCATCAATGTGTCGGGTAACCGCGGAGAGTATCACCTTGAGGCGCAGAATGGCCCCATCGGCGTTGATTTGGAAGGCGGGCAATGGGAGTCCGGAGAGTTAGAGGCGATCACTCAGAATGGACCACTGACGCTGACGCTGCCTGAAGGCTATCAATCCCCTGTGCGCGTCGAATCCGCGGGGCATTCTCCGGTCGAATGCCGGGCCGTGCAATGCAAACAGGCGATGCGAACCTGGGACAGGCCGAATGTCATCGAATTCGGAGAATCGGCTCCGGTTATACGAATGTCAACGGTGAACGGGCCGATCACGATCACTTCCGCGAGTCATAAGCACCGCCGAACGAACTGA
- a CDS encoding threonine/serine dehydratase — protein MMLPSLADIQEARLRIADAAIRTPLVRLDIKESPAEIYLKLENLQPIGSFKIRGAATAMGHMPTETLTHGVLTASAGNMAQGVAWTARRMGIPCTVVAPETAPETKVRAIERLGARVIKVPFEEWWRAFEQRAYPGVNAPFVHAFDDLHVMAGNGTIALEIIEDLPEVDAVVVPWGGGGLTCGIATAMRALRPTCKVFAAEVATAAPLIAALAAGSPQTVNYSPSFVDGIGSKTVFPQMLERAQGLIAGSLVADLEAVAAAVRLLAERNRIIAEGAGACPVACALAGKAGSGRVVCIVSGGNIDFGKLCAILTGETVAH, from the coding sequence ATGATGCTGCCATCGCTTGCCGACATTCAAGAGGCTCGACTGAGGATTGCTGACGCCGCGATCCGCACGCCGCTCGTCCGACTCGACATCAAAGAGTCGCCGGCTGAGATTTATCTCAAGCTCGAAAACCTTCAGCCCATCGGCTCATTCAAAATCCGCGGCGCTGCTACTGCTATGGGACACATGCCGACCGAGACATTGACTCACGGCGTGCTCACGGCGTCGGCAGGCAACATGGCGCAGGGCGTCGCCTGGACGGCGCGTCGTATGGGTATCCCCTGCACCGTTGTCGCGCCTGAGACGGCACCGGAAACCAAGGTCAGAGCCATTGAGCGGCTCGGGGCTCGCGTCATCAAGGTCCCGTTCGAGGAGTGGTGGAGAGCCTTTGAGCAACGCGCCTATCCTGGTGTCAATGCGCCCTTCGTTCATGCGTTTGACGACCTTCATGTGATGGCCGGCAACGGCACCATCGCGCTCGAAATCATCGAAGACCTGCCGGAGGTTGACGCCGTCGTCGTGCCGTGGGGCGGCGGCGGTCTGACCTGCGGCATCGCAACCGCGATGCGCGCCCTCCGTCCGACGTGCAAGGTGTTTGCCGCAGAGGTAGCGACGGCAGCGCCGCTCATCGCCGCGCTCGCGGCTGGGTCGCCACAGACGGTCAACTATTCCCCTTCATTCGTGGACGGCATCGGCTCGAAGACGGTTTTCCCGCAAATGCTCGAACGCGCACAGGGGCTGATCGCTGGCTCGCTCGTCGCAGACCTGGAAGCAGTCGCCGCTGCGGTGCGGCTTCTGGCTGAACGCAACCGCATCATCGCCGAAGGGGCGGGGGCGTGTCCGGTGGCGTGCGCGCTAGCCGGCAAAGCGGGCAGCGGTAGGGTGGTCTGTATCGTCTCAGGTGGGAACATAGATTTCGGCAAACTCTGCGCCATCCTCACCGGCGAGACGGTGGCCCATTAA